A stretch of the Neodiprion lecontei isolate iyNeoLeco1 chromosome 4, iyNeoLeco1.1, whole genome shotgun sequence genome encodes the following:
- the LOC107218439 gene encoding choline transporter-like 1 isoform X1, whose amino-acid sequence MSCCCGDDEDERPEPTRVRGCTDIFWLCLFILFWFLMILIAAFALVYGNPIRLINGFDSFDNTCGVKNNKKFGNMELSGQDTSDKPYLFFLDVANLKDSLKICVKECPDRNMETMEQVCQFYKDTGSQLCHDRPGSKFSACTSQNSKDKTGACPVLPVYNSTVILNRCIPRAIGKVAETIASNVYGLINSWDAIEQILGDLYKTWREIVALSFLAFVLSLFMIAIFHLLASIVSWIVMILVTVSCIGGTGLLWWTYIRIKIRLDETNPNELLEESVRNGKAFLIYSIVATILTIILLFLLCFLRHRISIMAQLFKESAKCLAELPGLFFQPLLTFLSLLVFFAFWITIVLCLATANYPGIKKVPMLMKDQVTDEVTLTTSSGRNDSINYKSPQGILLTVRTFLAFTLVEYVDSTWVKYMWWVYIIGLIWISEFIIACQNMVIAGAVAHWYFRGKDASLSPVCSSMGKLVSYHLGSVACGSLLITIFKVPRLILTYLHAKFEKTKETSPCAQCGLKCCICCFYCLEKFIRYMNHNAYTVIAIEGTHFCNAARIAFTTLVSNALQIAVINGIGDFILFLGKCFVTAATGSVGLLFLRQDPTLHFYAAPIFVICVFAFFIAHSVISLYETVIDTLFLCICEDKNLHGENGKWRQSALANVGSANPSTNGQQSLELSPINQ is encoded by the exons ATGTCTTGCTGTTGTGGGGACGACGAAGACGAACGCCCTGAACCTACCCGGGTCCGCGGCTGTACGGATATTTTCTGGTTATGTCTTTTTATTCTGTTTTGGTTTTTAATG aTATTGATAGCTGCATTTGCATTGGTTTATGGTAATCCAATTCGTTTGATAAATGGGTTTGATAGCTTTGACAATACATGTGGTGTAAAAAACAACAAGAAGTTTGGGAACATGGAACTGTCCGGGCAAGACACCAGTGATAAACC ATACTTGTTCTTCTTGGATGTGGCAAATTTGAAGGACTCGTTGAAAATCTGTGTTAAAGAATGCCCGGATCGTAACATGGAAACAATGGAACAGGTTTGCCAGTTCTATAAAGATACAGGATCACAGCTGTGTCATGATAGACCAGGAAGTAAATTCAGCGCATGCACCAGTCAGAATTCAAAAGATAAGACCGGAGCGTGCCCAGTGCTTCCTGTTTATAATAGTACTGTCATACTGAATCGCTGCATTCCAAGAGCTATAGGGAAAGTTGCAGAGACTATAGCTTCCAACGTTTATGGATTAATCAATTCATGGGATgcaattgaacaaattttagGAGATTTATATAAAACTTGGAGAGAAATTGTTGCTTTATCTTTTCTTGCTTTTG TGTTGTCCTTGTTCATGATCGCTATATTCCATTTATTGGCAAGCATCGTGAGCTGGATAGTAATGATCCTAGTCACAGTATCCTGTATCG GTGGTACCGGTTTGCTGTGGTGGACATACATACGTATCAAAATTAGATTGGATGAAACAAATCCTAATGAGCTATTAGAAGAGTCCGTACGCAATGGAAAAGCATTTCTGATTTATTCAATTGTAGCAACTATTCTAACT ATCATTTTACTGTTTCTGCTCTGTTTTCTACGCCATCGCATCAGTATTATGGCTCAACTGTTTAAGGAAAGTGCAAAATGTCTAGCAGAACTTCCTGGCTTATTTTTCCAGCCATTACTAACATTTCTATCACTACTAGTGTTTTTTGCATTCTGGATAACTATAGTTCTCTGCCTCGCTACTGCCA ATTATcctggaataaaaaaagtgcCAATGTTAATGAAGGATCAAGTGACTGATGAAGTGACATTGACGACATCATCGGGTCGAAACGATTCTATTAATTACAAAA GTCCACAAGGGATTCTACTAACTGTGAGAACATTTTTAGCTTTTACCCTTGTAGAATATGTTGATTCTACCTGGGTCAAGTACATGTGGTGGGTTTACATTATCGGATTAATATGGATTTCCGAATTCATAATTGCTTGCCAGAATATGGTAATTGCTGGAGCTGTTGCTCATTGGTATTTCAG AGGAAAAGATGCCAGTCTTTCCCCGGTCTGTTCATCCATGGGTAAACTGGTCAGCTACCATCTAGGCTCTGTAGCATGTGGTTCACTATTGATCACTATTTTTAAAGTGCCTCGACTCATTCTTACTTACCTCCATGCAAA gTTTGAAAAAACCAAGGAAACATCCCCATGTGCCCAATGTGGATTAAAATGTTGCATATGCTGCTTTTATTgtttagaaaaattcatacGGTACATGAACCACAATGCATACACAGTAATAGCAATTGAAGGGACACATTTCTGCAATGCTGCTAGGATT GCCTTTACAACGCTGGTCAGCAATGCTTTGCAGATAGCAGTAATAAACGGTATAGGagattttattctcttcttgGGTAAATGTTTTGTAACTGCAGCTACTGGAAGTGTCGGATTGTTATTCCTAAGGCAGGATCCAACGTTACATTTTTATGCAGCACCAATATTTGTCATTTGCGTATTTGCGTTCTTCATTGCACACAGTGTCATCTCACTTTATGAG ACTGTAATCGACACCTTATTTTTGTGCATTTGCGAAGACAAAAATCTACATGGAGAAAATGGTAAATGGCGACAATCTGCTCTGGCTAACGTAGGATCAGCTAATCCTAGCACCAACGGTCAACAGTCACTCGAGTTGTCTCCAATCAACCAATAA
- the LOC107218439 gene encoding choline transporter-like 1 isoform X2: MSCCCGDDEDERPEPTRVRGCTDIFWLCLFILFWFLMILIAAFALVYGNPIRLINGFDSFDNTCGVKNNKKFGNMELSGQDTSDKPYLFFLDVANLKDSLKICVKECPDRNMETMEQVCQFYKDTGSQLCHDRPGSKFSACTSQNSKDKTGACPVLPVYNSTVILNRCIPRAIGKVAETIASNVYGLINSWDAIEQILGDLYKTWREIVALSFLAFVLSLFMIAIFHLLASIVSWIVMILVTVSCIGGTGLLWWTYIRIKIRLDETNPNELLEESVRNGKAFLIYSIVATILTIILLFLLCFLRHRISIMAQLFKESAKCLAELPGLFFQPLLTFLSLLVFFAFWITIVLCLATANYPGIKKVPMLMKDQVTDEVTLTTSSGRNDSINYKTFTLVEYVDSTWVKYMWWVYIIGLIWISEFIIACQNMVIAGAVAHWYFRGKDASLSPVCSSMGKLVSYHLGSVACGSLLITIFKVPRLILTYLHAKFEKTKETSPCAQCGLKCCICCFYCLEKFIRYMNHNAYTVIAIEGTHFCNAARIAFTTLVSNALQIAVINGIGDFILFLGKCFVTAATGSVGLLFLRQDPTLHFYAAPIFVICVFAFFIAHSVISLYETVIDTLFLCICEDKNLHGENGKWRQSALANVGSANPSTNGQQSLELSPINQ; encoded by the exons ATGTCTTGCTGTTGTGGGGACGACGAAGACGAACGCCCTGAACCTACCCGGGTCCGCGGCTGTACGGATATTTTCTGGTTATGTCTTTTTATTCTGTTTTGGTTTTTAATG aTATTGATAGCTGCATTTGCATTGGTTTATGGTAATCCAATTCGTTTGATAAATGGGTTTGATAGCTTTGACAATACATGTGGTGTAAAAAACAACAAGAAGTTTGGGAACATGGAACTGTCCGGGCAAGACACCAGTGATAAACC ATACTTGTTCTTCTTGGATGTGGCAAATTTGAAGGACTCGTTGAAAATCTGTGTTAAAGAATGCCCGGATCGTAACATGGAAACAATGGAACAGGTTTGCCAGTTCTATAAAGATACAGGATCACAGCTGTGTCATGATAGACCAGGAAGTAAATTCAGCGCATGCACCAGTCAGAATTCAAAAGATAAGACCGGAGCGTGCCCAGTGCTTCCTGTTTATAATAGTACTGTCATACTGAATCGCTGCATTCCAAGAGCTATAGGGAAAGTTGCAGAGACTATAGCTTCCAACGTTTATGGATTAATCAATTCATGGGATgcaattgaacaaattttagGAGATTTATATAAAACTTGGAGAGAAATTGTTGCTTTATCTTTTCTTGCTTTTG TGTTGTCCTTGTTCATGATCGCTATATTCCATTTATTGGCAAGCATCGTGAGCTGGATAGTAATGATCCTAGTCACAGTATCCTGTATCG GTGGTACCGGTTTGCTGTGGTGGACATACATACGTATCAAAATTAGATTGGATGAAACAAATCCTAATGAGCTATTAGAAGAGTCCGTACGCAATGGAAAAGCATTTCTGATTTATTCAATTGTAGCAACTATTCTAACT ATCATTTTACTGTTTCTGCTCTGTTTTCTACGCCATCGCATCAGTATTATGGCTCAACTGTTTAAGGAAAGTGCAAAATGTCTAGCAGAACTTCCTGGCTTATTTTTCCAGCCATTACTAACATTTCTATCACTACTAGTGTTTTTTGCATTCTGGATAACTATAGTTCTCTGCCTCGCTACTGCCA ATTATcctggaataaaaaaagtgcCAATGTTAATGAAGGATCAAGTGACTGATGAAGTGACATTGACGACATCATCGGGTCGAAACGATTCTATTAATTACAAAA CTTTTACCCTTGTAGAATATGTTGATTCTACCTGGGTCAAGTACATGTGGTGGGTTTACATTATCGGATTAATATGGATTTCCGAATTCATAATTGCTTGCCAGAATATGGTAATTGCTGGAGCTGTTGCTCATTGGTATTTCAG AGGAAAAGATGCCAGTCTTTCCCCGGTCTGTTCATCCATGGGTAAACTGGTCAGCTACCATCTAGGCTCTGTAGCATGTGGTTCACTATTGATCACTATTTTTAAAGTGCCTCGACTCATTCTTACTTACCTCCATGCAAA gTTTGAAAAAACCAAGGAAACATCCCCATGTGCCCAATGTGGATTAAAATGTTGCATATGCTGCTTTTATTgtttagaaaaattcatacGGTACATGAACCACAATGCATACACAGTAATAGCAATTGAAGGGACACATTTCTGCAATGCTGCTAGGATT GCCTTTACAACGCTGGTCAGCAATGCTTTGCAGATAGCAGTAATAAACGGTATAGGagattttattctcttcttgGGTAAATGTTTTGTAACTGCAGCTACTGGAAGTGTCGGATTGTTATTCCTAAGGCAGGATCCAACGTTACATTTTTATGCAGCACCAATATTTGTCATTTGCGTATTTGCGTTCTTCATTGCACACAGTGTCATCTCACTTTATGAG ACTGTAATCGACACCTTATTTTTGTGCATTTGCGAAGACAAAAATCTACATGGAGAAAATGGTAAATGGCGACAATCTGCTCTGGCTAACGTAGGATCAGCTAATCCTAGCACCAACGGTCAACAGTCACTCGAGTTGTCTCCAATCAACCAATAA
- the LOC107218431 gene encoding E3 ubiquitin-protein ligase Hakai, whose protein sequence is MEEDGAKRMRGRARGRARGRPRGRARGRGKKAVKIIESDEDDVPQAAEETPMETSGVEPEQQEPQQAQQPPIEQQFDLEADISQLEAPTFTTINRGPPEPMLRLRWDHRVNLIGEKVLNPMIHCCDKCLKPILIYGRMIPCKHVFCLSCAKREDKVCPRCMEKVSRVEQTGLGTVFMCTHGGTRYGNAGCRRTYLSQRDLQAHINHRHISAPSAPVQGLQVDQQYLHSKPEMDTQMTKIPPVSMQTSRMKQVQSHMVQPIMGNDPRVNSMVNQQQVEHRQQQHRPQPIIPMQNYQQSSAPPPTNTPMRTNLITVPIQDTTITTHDMHNQQNHHYYQPPPPPPQVNYGGYNVPPPVSQTQQYYPQPQHPSQVTYAPPPSQQQYGPSSSTAIRPPATSYMQEQQYGPPPPQQQAPPPQPQWTQHQQQFYR, encoded by the exons ATGGAGGAAGATGGTGCCAAAAGAATGAGGGGCAGAGCACGAGGGAGAGCCCGTGGCCGTCCTAGGGGACGAGCTAGGGGCCGTGGGAAAAAAGCTGTCAAG ATTATAGAAAGTGATGAAGATGATGTGCCACAAGCGGCTGAAGAAACTCCTATGGAAACAAGCGGGGTGGAACCTGAACAACAGGAGCCTCAACAAGCTCAGCAACCACCAATCGAGCAACAATTTGATCTGGAAGCTGATATATCACAGCTAGAAGCTCCGACCTTTACAACTATAAACCGAGGACCTCCCGAACCAATGTTACGTCTTCGTTGGGACCATAGAGTAAATCTTATTGGAGAAAAGGTCTTAAATCCGATGATTCATTGCTGCGACAAGTGTCTTAAACCGATCCTTATTTACGGACGTATG ATACCTTGCAAGCATGTGTTTTGCTTGTCCTGTGCTAAAAGAGAGGATAAAGTCTGCCCAAGGTGTATGGAAAAGGTTTCCAGAGTAGAGCAGACTGGGCTTGGTACAGTGTTTATGTGTACTCATGGTGGAACTAGGTACGGAAATGCCGGATGTAGAAGAACCTACCTAAGTCAAAGAGATTTACAG GCTCACATCAATCATCGACATATATCAGCTCCTTCTGCGCCGGTTCAAGGATTGCAAGTTGACCAGCAGTACTTGCATTCTAAACCAGAAATGGATACACAAATGACAAAAATTCCACCAGTTTCAATGCAAACTAGTAGAATGAAACAGGTTCAATCTCACATGGTTCAGCCAATAATGGGAAATGATCCAAGAGTTAATTCTATGGTGAATCAACAGCAGGTTGAACATCGGCAACAGCAACACAGACCGCAGCCTATTATCCCTATGCAAAACTATCAACAAAGCTCTGCCCCACCTCCTACCAATACGCCGATGAGGACGAACCTAATAACTGTACCCATCCAAGATACCACTATAACTACACATGACATGCATAATCAGcaaaatcatcattattatcaacctcctcctcctccgccgcAAGTGAATTACGGAGGCTACAACGTACCTCCTCCTGTTTCACAAACGCAACAGTACTATCCTCAGCCGCAGCATCCGTCGCAAGTCACCTACGCCCCACCACCTTCGCAGCAGCAGTATGGTCCTTCAAGTTCGACTGCAATAAGACCACCTGCAACCTCATACATGCAAGAACAACAGTACGGTCCTCCACCTCCGCAGCAACAGGCACCTCCGCCGCAACCTCAGTGGACCCAACATCAACAGCAGTTTTATAGATAG
- the LOC107218441 gene encoding transmembrane protein 115: MQRQLAQVGANVRSEGKLAPGFEEVKSVQEMATIKGLGRNIPYLRQQFAALLGNTSASVKFICVVVLFSYCLSYSEEAVRILSVTPGYLLPPAFWIWTAFTFCFLEIHFWEVCVDIITVGLCGKLIEPLWGAMEMMTFFAIVNFGVAVQSALFYLFLYMCTNDTDLLFDIHIHGLTGYIAGVSVAVKQIMPDHILVKTPIGKISNRNIPLMVWVVALLLWLLGLLEGTHPTMFLSGLLISWIYLRFYQRHNNGTRGDMADNFTFASFFPNVLQPPIAVVGNTVHGFLVRFGVCKKVVRRFDMSNAPPGLVISLPGIDPHDSERRRQIALKALSERLSKDHAKPWQPDRSKKHSPVPPAVSIPIPESTTPKPLASPLIPQTSVNIHNHPSTST, encoded by the exons ATGCAGCGCCAGTTGGCGCAAGTTGGCGCAAACGTCAGATCAGAGGGGAAGTTGGCTCCTGGATTTGAAGAGGTTAAAAGTGTTCAAGAAATGGCAACAATAAAGGGATTAGGGAGGAATATTCCTTACTTAAGGCAACAGTTCGCAGCCTTACTAGGAAACACGAGTGCTAGTGTTAAATTCATATGCGTAGTCGTGTTGTTTTCATACTGTCTGTCTTACTCTGAGGAGGCTGTACGGATACTGAGTGTAACACCAGGTTATCTTTTACCACCTGCATTCTGGATCTGGACAGCTTTTACGTTCTGCTTTCTTGAAATACATTTCTGGGAAGTATGCGTCGACATAATCACCGTAGGTCTTTGCGGAAAGCTAATAGAACCCCTGTGGGGCGCTATGGAAATGATGACATTCTTTGCTATCGTCAATTTTGGTGTTGCCGTTCAATCTGCTCTTTTCTATCTCTTCCTCTACATGTGCACCAACGACACCGATCTACTATTTGACATACACATTCACGGATTAACAGGATATATTGCAg GTGTCAGCGTAGCTGTGAAACAGATAATGCCAGATCACATCCTGGTAAAAACTCCGATAGGGAAAATATCAAACAGGAATATTCCTCTGATGGTTTGGGTCGTTGCGCTACTTCTCTGGCTTCTTGGTTTACTGGAAGGAACGCATCCAACAATGTTTCTGAGCGGTCTTCTCATCTCATGGATTTATTTACGCTTTTATCAAAGACACAATAATGGAACAAGAGGCGATATGGCTGATAACTTCACTTTTGCAAG tttCTTTCCCAATGTATTACAGCCACCCATAGCAGTTGTCGGAAATACAGTACATGGATTTCTAGTCCGATTTGGTGTCTGCAAAAAAGTTGTTCGCAGATTTGACATGTCCAATGCACCTCCAGGCTTGGTAATTAGCTTACCAGGAATCGATCCTCACGATAGCGAAAGACGTAG ACAAATAGCATTAAAAGCTCTTAGTGAGAGGTTAAGTAAGGATCACGCCAAACCTTGGCAACCAGATAGAAGTAAGAAGCATTCACCTGTTCCGCCAGCTGTATCAATCCCAATACCCGAATCAACGACACCAAAGCCACTGGCGTCTCCGCTAATCCCTCAGACCAGTGTAAACATACACAATCACCCGTCCACAAGCACGTGA